A single genomic interval of Terriglobus albidus harbors:
- a CDS encoding alpha/beta fold hydrolase → MSILLWAVAVPLAILLIGALFQAIGSAIDRRLYPAPGRLVPVQNSRLHVYSEGEGAPTIILESGIATSSLSWRAVQSQLAQFTRVISYDRAGFGWSEAAHTPRTVGNLVSEFEKMLDSFNISGPFILVAHSFGSLIARAYCYRNPDRVVGLLLLDPIDCEHWSTLPLEGQERLALGARLSKRGAWLARAGVVRFSLILLSAGARTLPKWIARIASGGGASVIGRVTAEVSKMPRELLPAVRAHWSRPQSFETLAQYLSRLSRCVTEIPYTSLGHLSLTVISAENATESELREHRKLASLSSIGEHIIAEKSGHWIQLDRPDLLVSSLQRSYGVSRNPSVPFLKR, encoded by the coding sequence GTGAGCATCCTACTTTGGGCGGTAGCAGTGCCCTTGGCCATATTGCTTATTGGGGCACTCTTTCAAGCCATTGGTTCGGCGATTGATCGCCGGCTCTATCCTGCACCAGGCAGGCTTGTTCCGGTGCAGAATAGCCGCCTCCATGTCTATTCGGAAGGTGAAGGCGCGCCAACGATCATCCTGGAATCAGGTATCGCAACTTCTTCGCTGAGCTGGAGAGCAGTTCAATCGCAGTTAGCGCAGTTTACGCGCGTGATCAGTTATGACCGCGCTGGTTTCGGGTGGAGCGAAGCGGCCCACACCCCGCGCACGGTCGGCAATTTAGTATCCGAATTCGAGAAGATGCTTGACTCTTTTAACATCTCTGGACCGTTCATTTTGGTTGCACATTCCTTCGGTAGTTTGATTGCTCGTGCGTACTGCTATCGCAACCCCGATCGTGTGGTGGGACTTCTGCTGCTGGATCCAATCGATTGTGAGCATTGGAGCACGCTGCCCCTCGAAGGCCAGGAACGATTGGCGCTCGGCGCCAGGTTGTCAAAACGCGGCGCCTGGCTGGCGCGAGCGGGTGTGGTTCGTTTTTCCCTGATATTGCTGTCGGCAGGAGCGAGAACGCTACCGAAGTGGATCGCACGCATAGCAAGTGGCGGTGGCGCGAGCGTTATTGGGCGCGTCACGGCGGAGGTCAGCAAGATGCCGCGCGAACTGTTGCCGGCGGTACGCGCACACTGGTCGCGCCCGCAGAGTTTTGAGACTCTGGCCCAGTATCTTTCTCGACTCTCTCGGTGCGTGACTGAAATTCCCTACACATCACTGGGTCATCTTTCGTTGACCGTGATTTCTGCCGAAAATGCAACTGAGTCAGAGCTAAGGGAGCATCGCAAGCTGGCTTCACTTTCCAGCATAGGCGAGCACATCATTGCGGAAAAGAGCGGCCACTGGATACAGTTGGATCGGCCCGATCTGCTCGTTAGCTCGTTGCAACGCTCTTATGGCGTATCTCGGAATCCCTCTGTTCCTTTCCTCAAGAGGTAG
- a CDS encoding protein-disulfide reductase DsbD family protein, with product MPTGSMLHYFWLSLGMGALSLLTPCVFPMVPITVSFFASHSSRTRSGAVRVAALYGLGIMFTFVALGMFLAVVFGASGINKLASNPWVNLAITGVFLAFALSLLGVFFLQLPPSLMNRLNRATTEKQEGSILGIMLMGLTFSLTSFTCTAPFVGTLLVLASQGNWRWPLVGMVGFSFVFALPFFLLALVPQFMSQMPRAGGWMNSVKVVMGFLEIAAAMKFLSNADLIWHWNIFTRTTVLCIWTGCLLMIVAYLLGWFRFDHDTELGAVSGPRVVFSLLVLAAAIWLANGLTGHSLGDLDAFLPPAEVDAASHAEVAAASTEAPWILNDLQTGLAQAKTEGRPVFIDFTGYTCTNCRWMEQNIFSKPKIKGDMNRFVKVRLYTDGDGEVYSKQQDYEDKTFGTVALPLYALLDSNGNTIDTSAGVTRDVSAFSTFLAKAK from the coding sequence ATGCCAACCGGATCCATGCTGCATTACTTCTGGCTTTCGCTTGGGATGGGAGCGCTGTCATTACTTACGCCATGCGTTTTCCCCATGGTACCCATTACCGTTTCATTCTTCGCCAGTCATTCCTCGCGGACGAGATCCGGAGCGGTCCGAGTCGCCGCGCTCTATGGGCTCGGCATCATGTTTACCTTTGTCGCGCTCGGTATGTTTCTGGCTGTGGTTTTTGGTGCCTCCGGAATCAACAAGCTCGCGTCCAACCCGTGGGTGAACCTGGCTATCACCGGAGTGTTCCTGGCATTCGCCCTGAGCCTGCTGGGTGTGTTCTTCCTGCAGTTACCTCCCAGCCTCATGAACAGGTTGAACAGAGCCACGACGGAAAAGCAGGAAGGCAGCATCCTCGGCATTATGCTGATGGGGCTAACCTTCTCACTCACCTCTTTCACCTGCACTGCTCCCTTTGTAGGGACGCTACTGGTACTTGCATCTCAGGGAAACTGGCGCTGGCCCCTGGTTGGAATGGTGGGCTTCTCGTTTGTATTTGCTCTCCCCTTCTTCCTGCTCGCACTGGTTCCGCAGTTCATGTCACAGATGCCCCGTGCCGGCGGCTGGATGAACTCCGTAAAAGTCGTCATGGGGTTTCTTGAGATTGCCGCCGCGATGAAGTTCCTTTCAAATGCGGATCTCATCTGGCACTGGAATATCTTTACCAGAACGACCGTCCTTTGCATCTGGACAGGCTGCCTCCTGATGATCGTCGCGTATCTGCTTGGCTGGTTCCGTTTCGATCACGACACGGAGCTCGGCGCCGTATCGGGTCCGCGCGTGGTGTTTTCTCTGCTTGTCCTCGCCGCTGCAATCTGGCTGGCGAACGGACTGACCGGCCACTCTCTCGGCGACCTTGACGCATTTTTGCCCCCCGCAGAAGTGGACGCAGCTTCGCACGCAGAGGTAGCCGCGGCATCTACAGAGGCGCCCTGGATCCTGAACGACCTACAGACCGGACTTGCACAGGCAAAGACAGAAGGCAGACCTGTCTTTATCGACTTTACCGGCTATACGTGCACCAACTGCCGATGGATGGAACAGAATATCTTCTCCAAACCGAAGATCAAAGGCGACATGAATCGCTTCGTGAAGGTCCGTCTGTATACGGATGGCGATGGAGAGGTTTATTCCAAACAGCAGGACTACGAAGATAAGACCTTCGGTACGGTCGCGTTGCCCCTTTATGCCTTACTCGACAGCAACGGGAATACCATCGACACATCCGCAGGGGTCACCCGCGATGTGAGCGCTTTCTCCACCTTCCTGGCGAAGGCAAAGTAA
- a CDS encoding redoxin family protein, whose protein sequence is MLLRPLAQLIRDMAPGGSRTSLLLFMTMVLCHAQSAGAQSGSGPLPIGSTAPEFRLKGTDGIAHSSGDWKKNPVFVVAFLCNHCTESQRYEARLNQLVQGYANKGVSVVAIQSSNPNAFSDNDLAWSDVGESLADMKERATFRKFSFPYLYDGDTGMTAKAFGATVAPSVYVFDKDRKLRYSGRIDSDPANGPEDKHEAADAIDALLTDKPVPIATTTPSGCPLRLGADTAIRKKDDAGAVTVALAPADVLSSLRHNPTGKLLLINFYATWCGPCITEFPDLMATNRMYRDRPFSFTTVSSNVPAEQPEVLKFLIKMHATTRNLLYGSDDIYAMQEAFDPNIGSAVPITVLLGPQGELLFHQQGEIDLMEIRRAILANLPDEPGHEGSQQYWSTK, encoded by the coding sequence ATGTTGCTTAGACCGCTCGCGCAACTCATTCGAGATATGGCGCCCGGAGGTTCGCGGACTTCTTTGCTGCTTTTTATGACGATGGTGCTCTGCCACGCGCAATCCGCTGGCGCGCAGTCCGGTTCCGGACCGCTCCCAATCGGCAGCACAGCTCCGGAGTTTCGGCTGAAGGGTACGGATGGGATCGCCCACAGCTCCGGTGACTGGAAGAAGAACCCCGTTTTTGTTGTTGCCTTCCTATGCAACCACTGTACGGAATCTCAACGGTACGAGGCTCGGCTCAATCAACTGGTGCAAGGGTATGCCAATAAGGGCGTCAGCGTCGTCGCCATCCAGTCCAGCAATCCCAATGCCTTCTCTGACAATGATCTCGCCTGGTCCGACGTGGGCGAGAGCCTTGCCGACATGAAAGAACGGGCCACGTTCCGGAAGTTTAGCTTTCCTTATCTCTACGACGGCGACACCGGTATGACCGCCAAGGCGTTCGGGGCCACGGTCGCACCTTCGGTCTATGTTTTCGATAAAGACCGCAAACTCCGCTATAGCGGGCGAATCGACAGCGATCCGGCAAATGGGCCGGAAGACAAACACGAAGCGGCGGATGCGATCGACGCCTTGCTTACAGATAAGCCGGTGCCTATTGCAACGACCACTCCTTCTGGATGCCCTCTTCGCCTTGGGGCAGACACGGCAATCAGAAAGAAGGACGATGCGGGCGCAGTTACCGTCGCGCTGGCGCCCGCCGACGTACTTTCTTCACTGCGGCACAATCCCACAGGAAAGCTCCTCCTGATTAACTTCTATGCGACGTGGTGCGGTCCGTGCATCACGGAATTCCCTGACCTGATGGCGACCAACAGAATGTACCGGGACCGTCCATTCTCGTTTACGACCGTTTCCTCCAACGTTCCAGCGGAACAACCGGAAGTCCTCAAGTTTCTGATCAAGATGCACGCCACAACAAGAAACCTGCTCTATGGCTCGGATGACATCTACGCCATGCAGGAGGCATTCGATCCCAACATCGGGTCAGCGGTTCCCATCACCGTGCTTCTCGGTCCGCAAGGGGAGTTGCTGTTCCACCAGCAAGGTGAGATCGATCTGATGGAGATCCGCCGTGCAATTCTGGCGAATCTGCCGGACGAGCCCGGGCACGAGGGATCACAACAATATTGGTCAACGAAGTAA
- a CDS encoding protein-disulfide reductase DsbD domain-containing protein: MQFAQKYSVAVVFVLSCLCWKAQAQRPSEVVKWSTEVTKATTTATQLTLSATVADGWHIYALSQPAGGPTPLKISVPSNSSYVLQAPVTDTSVVRHFDSNFNMETVYYLKAANFNLTLKPAGATAAETTPIDVRYQACSDRLCLPPYTAHLTASLKRR, translated from the coding sequence ATGCAATTCGCCCAGAAGTATTCCGTTGCTGTCGTGTTCGTGCTGTCCTGTCTCTGCTGGAAAGCGCAGGCACAGCGCCCGTCAGAAGTCGTCAAGTGGTCCACCGAGGTCACCAAGGCGACAACCACCGCGACGCAGCTTACCCTTTCGGCCACTGTGGCCGACGGATGGCACATCTATGCGCTGTCTCAGCCGGCCGGCGGGCCAACACCATTGAAGATCAGTGTCCCCTCCAATAGCTCCTATGTGCTCCAGGCGCCTGTTACCGACACCAGCGTAGTCCGTCACTTCGATTCGAACTTCAATATGGAGACCGTTTACTACCTCAAAGCGGCGAACTTCAATCTCACCCTCAAACCGGCGGGCGCTACGGCGGCAGAGACAACCCCAATCGACGTACGCTATCAGGCTTGCAGTGACCGCCTGTGCCTGCCACCTTATACCGCACATCTCACCGCGTCGCTCAAGAGGAGATAG
- a CDS encoding redoxin family protein produces the protein MRFIQHLLIGTTAICLSSTLLTAQDATRLRQLTGTSSTEHPLMPIGTSAPDFSLKGTDDQPHTLAEFSKGKLLVVMFESIHCPVSENYEGRMKQLYDTYHGKGVAFVAINPNNPAAVRLDELGYTDLTDSPEDMKIRVRQREIPWPYLYDGATQEIAQKFGVVATPHVFIFDADRKLRYEGRIDDNQNQALVKVHDAHDAIEALLAGQEVAVPHRPAFGCSTKWISKSTDVQREWERIVAEPVTLNQASASQVKTLRDNAGDKVTVVHFWSTKNKNVDRNFTQLETTYRMYRGRSFDFVSVNTDPAANTEKVTEFLKSQHASSTNLQLSPADVKAAFTTFGTQWGKDEEFTAVIAPGGKIVYTHTGPVNILDLRHAVLTNFTDNPHFPGQSQYWAELRSH, from the coding sequence ATGCGGTTCATCCAGCACCTACTTATCGGCACGACTGCCATCTGTCTTTCCAGCACCCTGCTCACGGCGCAGGATGCAACACGCCTCCGCCAGCTCACCGGCACCTCATCCACCGAACATCCCTTGATGCCCATCGGCACATCGGCGCCCGATTTTTCCCTGAAGGGCACGGACGATCAGCCCCATACTCTCGCGGAGTTCAGCAAGGGCAAGTTGCTTGTAGTGATGTTTGAATCCATCCACTGCCCGGTTTCAGAGAACTACGAAGGAAGGATGAAACAACTTTACGACACCTATCACGGCAAGGGTGTCGCATTCGTTGCGATCAATCCGAACAACCCGGCAGCCGTCCGTCTGGATGAGCTTGGATATACCGACCTGACCGACTCACCGGAAGACATGAAGATCCGCGTGCGGCAGCGGGAGATTCCCTGGCCTTATCTCTACGACGGAGCCACACAGGAAATCGCACAGAAGTTTGGCGTCGTCGCCACGCCCCACGTCTTCATCTTCGACGCGGACAGGAAGCTGCGGTATGAAGGCCGCATCGATGACAACCAGAATCAGGCGCTGGTGAAGGTCCATGATGCACACGATGCTATTGAAGCCCTGCTGGCTGGGCAGGAAGTTGCCGTTCCCCACCGCCCCGCGTTTGGATGCTCCACCAAGTGGATCTCGAAATCGACGGATGTACAACGCGAATGGGAGAGGATTGTCGCTGAGCCCGTTACCTTGAACCAGGCTTCCGCCAGCCAAGTGAAGACACTGCGCGACAACGCCGGTGACAAGGTGACTGTCGTTCATTTCTGGAGCACGAAAAACAAGAACGTCGATCGCAACTTTACGCAGTTGGAGACGACCTATCGCATGTATCGCGGGCGCTCGTTCGACTTCGTCAGCGTCAATACCGATCCTGCCGCGAACACAGAAAAGGTCACGGAGTTTCTGAAGTCGCAGCACGCCTCGAGTACCAATCTGCAGCTATCGCCCGCAGATGTAAAAGCGGCATTTACTACATTCGGAACCCAATGGGGTAAGGATGAGGAGTTCACAGCGGTGATCGCGCCCGGCGGAAAGATCGTCTATACCCATACAGGGCCTGTCAACATCCTCGATCTTCGGCATGCGGTGCTCACTAACTTCACCGACAACCCGCACTTCCCCGGGCAATCGCAATACTGGGCAGAACTTCGCTCTCACTAA
- a CDS encoding AMP-binding protein: protein MRFHLASLVEEFRQHAAETAVVAYRGNRRYPTTYGELADLAGRSAAELDRRGIAPGERIVLWGENSAEWLGVFFGCLLRGVIAVPLDAAGSTEFANRVVEDVSPKLIVGDRSRLASIASDIPRLLFSEVNAQLPATPMFAVSDAVNGETPFEIIFTSGTTAEPKGIVLTHRNVLTSLQPIETEIAKYLRYERWVHPLRFLHTLPLSHVFGQFMGMWIPSLLAAEVHFGEQFEPSRMIELIHRERISVLVTVPRVLHLLRMHLLEHYGSLALDLERAKDLSVWKRWWRFRQVHRAFGWKFWAAISGGATLPADLEDFWNRLGFALIQGYGMTETTALVTLNHPFRIGHGTIGKVLPGREVRISDEGEILVRGDMLATATWQGGALRQRPAEWLATGDLATKNESGELRFLGRKGEVIVTGAGMNVYPSDLEEAMTKLPGVRGCVVVPYETIRGPEPVAVVLLSAGDSDLNVLVGQANRELAEYQHIRRALRWPNPQFSYTSTGKLLRREVAEWVRATLSNSRQGETAEGAAKADALLNLIAEITGESIAGGSDDLRLSEDLHLDSLGRVQLQSALEHRWAVELEDDAIAGVETLGGLRALLERKAGPEVKAAHIAGETGPASVSSDRVPAAVSLPQAASPNERDVSQLSLSRWPWGWPIHAVRIAFIELVMRPLIWLLAAPHVVRETPELPPGPVLVIANHVTACDGALTLYALPARLRQRVAIAMSAEVLLDLRRGKNQKSTLQNLLAPAGYWLVTALFNVFPLPQLRGFRKSFSHAGEAMDRGYSVLIFPEGARSRDGELQPFRPGIGLLAQQSRVPVVPVALIGLGEMRRGKTRWFRSGKLEVHVGEPVAIEEDTEPAQLTAKLEASVRQLRAED from the coding sequence GTGCGATTTCATCTGGCTAGCCTCGTTGAGGAATTTCGCCAGCACGCTGCGGAGACCGCTGTGGTTGCTTATCGAGGCAATCGGCGCTATCCGACAACGTATGGTGAGCTCGCAGACCTTGCTGGCCGGTCTGCTGCCGAACTGGACCGCCGCGGAATAGCCCCGGGTGAACGGATTGTGCTCTGGGGTGAGAACTCGGCGGAATGGCTGGGCGTCTTCTTCGGCTGTCTGCTCCGGGGAGTGATCGCGGTTCCATTAGACGCGGCAGGGTCGACCGAGTTCGCTAACCGCGTCGTGGAAGATGTGTCGCCGAAGCTTATTGTGGGCGACCGCAGCCGGTTGGCTTCCATAGCCAGCGATATTCCGCGGTTGTTGTTCTCAGAAGTAAATGCGCAGTTGCCCGCCACACCGATGTTCGCGGTGAGCGATGCCGTCAACGGAGAGACGCCGTTTGAGATCATCTTTACATCGGGCACAACGGCGGAGCCGAAGGGAATCGTTCTTACACATCGCAATGTTCTTACGAGCCTGCAGCCCATTGAGACCGAAATTGCCAAATACCTGCGTTACGAGCGATGGGTGCATCCACTGCGGTTTCTGCACACCCTGCCGCTGAGCCATGTCTTCGGCCAGTTCATGGGCATGTGGATCCCTTCCCTGCTGGCGGCCGAGGTCCACTTTGGTGAACAGTTCGAGCCGTCGCGGATGATCGAGCTGATACATCGTGAACGCATCTCGGTGCTGGTCACCGTGCCGCGCGTGTTGCATCTACTTCGGATGCATCTGCTGGAGCACTATGGTTCGCTCGCACTAGACCTGGAACGAGCAAAAGATCTCTCGGTCTGGAAGCGATGGTGGCGCTTCCGGCAGGTGCATCGCGCTTTCGGGTGGAAGTTCTGGGCGGCCATCTCGGGGGGAGCGACACTACCCGCCGATCTGGAAGATTTCTGGAACAGGCTTGGTTTCGCGCTGATTCAGGGTTATGGCATGACAGAGACAACCGCCCTTGTGACGCTCAATCATCCGTTTCGTATTGGACACGGGACAATCGGTAAAGTCCTACCAGGTCGTGAGGTCCGCATCAGCGACGAGGGCGAAATTCTTGTGCGCGGAGACATGCTGGCAACAGCGACGTGGCAGGGAGGCGCTTTGCGGCAGCGCCCGGCAGAATGGCTGGCAACCGGCGATCTGGCGACGAAGAATGAGTCGGGCGAGCTGCGGTTCCTTGGCAGAAAGGGAGAAGTAATCGTCACCGGTGCAGGGATGAACGTGTACCCCTCGGATCTCGAAGAGGCGATGACGAAACTGCCCGGAGTACGCGGATGCGTCGTGGTGCCATATGAGACCATCCGCGGCCCGGAGCCTGTTGCAGTCGTGCTCCTTTCAGCGGGCGATTCCGACCTGAACGTACTTGTCGGTCAGGCAAACCGCGAGCTGGCTGAGTATCAGCACATTCGACGAGCATTGCGGTGGCCTAATCCGCAGTTCTCATACACTTCGACGGGAAAGCTATTGCGCAGAGAGGTAGCAGAGTGGGTTCGTGCAACGCTCTCGAACTCCAGGCAGGGCGAAACGGCGGAAGGCGCCGCAAAAGCCGATGCTCTACTCAATCTGATCGCCGAGATTACCGGCGAATCGATCGCGGGGGGCAGCGACGACCTAAGACTGTCGGAGGATCTCCACCTGGACAGTCTGGGTCGCGTGCAGTTGCAATCGGCGCTTGAGCACCGGTGGGCCGTCGAACTTGAGGATGATGCCATTGCCGGAGTGGAGACGCTGGGCGGTCTTCGGGCATTACTGGAGCGGAAGGCAGGGCCTGAAGTAAAGGCGGCTCATATCGCGGGTGAAACCGGTCCTGCTTCGGTGAGTTCCGATAGAGTGCCGGCTGCCGTATCCCTTCCGCAGGCGGCCTCCCCAAACGAGCGCGATGTATCTCAGCTTTCGCTTTCGCGGTGGCCGTGGGGTTGGCCCATTCATGCGGTTCGCATCGCTTTTATCGAACTCGTGATGCGTCCCCTGATATGGTTGCTGGCCGCACCACATGTAGTGCGCGAGACGCCGGAGCTGCCGCCAGGTCCAGTGCTGGTGATTGCGAATCATGTGACCGCTTGCGATGGCGCACTGACCTTATATGCACTACCGGCAAGATTGCGGCAGCGGGTTGCAATTGCAATGTCTGCTGAGGTTCTTCTGGACCTTCGGAGGGGAAAAAACCAGAAGAGCACACTTCAGAATCTGCTCGCGCCAGCGGGGTATTGGCTGGTGACGGCGTTGTTCAATGTATTTCCTCTGCCGCAGCTGCGTGGATTCCGGAAAAGTTTTTCCCATGCGGGCGAGGCGATGGATCGAGGCTACTCCGTACTGATCTTTCCAGAGGGGGCCCGGAGCCGCGACGGAGAGCTACAACCGTTTAGGCCCGGAATCGGCCTGCTGGCGCAGCAGTCGCGCGTACCCGTTGTGCCGGTAGCATTGATTGGGCTGGGCGAGATGCGACGAGGCAAGACTCGATGGTTCCGTTCAGGAAAACTCGAGGTGCATGTAGGCGAGCCTGTCGCCATCGAGGAAGATACAGAGCCCGCGCAACTCACCGCAAAGCTCGAGGCGAGCGTAAGGCAGTTACGAGCCGAAGATTAG
- the trxB gene encoding thioredoxin-disulfide reductase, with protein MHDVVRNTVILGSGCSGLTAAIYAARANLKPLVLEGHEPGGQLSITTLVENFPGWPDGIQGPELIENMKKQAMRFGAEMRMTHLTGADLLKSPFELHIGKEVIRTRSLIIASGASARWLGLPSEQALIGYGVSSCATCDGFFTAGKEIAVIGGGDSAMEEALFLTRFAAKVTLIHRGENFRASRIMLERAMAHPRIEFRTNTVVEEVLGAEEKDVRGLRLIHRSTGQRSELSVKFMFLGIGHEPNASIFKGQIDLDDEGYVKTEHNVFTTRQGIQLHGVYACGDVQDRRYRQAITAAGTGCMAALEVEKFLEESGR; from the coding sequence ATGCACGATGTAGTTCGAAATACAGTGATCCTGGGTTCGGGTTGTTCTGGCCTTACAGCAGCGATCTATGCGGCTCGCGCGAATCTAAAGCCCCTGGTTCTTGAAGGGCACGAGCCCGGTGGACAGCTTTCTATCACGACGCTTGTCGAGAACTTTCCCGGGTGGCCCGATGGCATTCAGGGGCCAGAGCTGATCGAGAACATGAAGAAGCAGGCGATGCGTTTCGGTGCAGAAATGCGCATGACGCACCTTACAGGCGCAGATCTGCTGAAATCTCCTTTCGAGCTACATATTGGCAAAGAAGTCATTCGAACACGGTCATTGATCATTGCATCGGGTGCATCGGCGCGTTGGCTCGGCCTTCCATCGGAACAAGCCCTCATCGGCTACGGCGTGAGCTCCTGCGCAACCTGTGACGGCTTTTTCACCGCCGGCAAAGAGATCGCTGTAATTGGCGGCGGCGACTCCGCCATGGAAGAAGCATTGTTTCTGACGCGCTTTGCTGCCAAGGTTACGCTCATCCATCGAGGCGAGAACTTCCGGGCATCCAGGATCATGTTGGAACGCGCGATGGCGCATCCTCGGATTGAGTTCCGTACCAACACCGTCGTGGAGGAGGTCCTCGGGGCGGAGGAAAAAGACGTCCGCGGCTTGCGCCTTATCCATCGCAGTACGGGCCAGCGTTCTGAGCTGTCAGTAAAGTTTATGTTCCTTGGAATCGGGCATGAACCCAACGCTTCCATCTTCAAAGGACAGATTGATCTTGATGACGAAGGCTACGTAAAGACAGAGCATAACGTCTTCACCACCCGCCAGGGGATTCAGCTTCATGGAGTGTATGCCTGCGGCGATGTACAGGACCGTCGCTACCGGCAGGCAATTACTGCCGCAGGCACTGGATGCATGGCAGCGCTAGAGGTCGAGAAGTTTCTGGAGGAGTCCGGACGATAG